The Sulfuricurvum sp. IAE1 DNA window TCCGCTTGAGCATTTTTTTATCCGTCTCTTGCCAATAGAGATAATCATTCCATGCCTCTTCGGCAAAAACGATCTTCATTCCTCAATCAACTCTTTTTCGATTCCGCGTCCGCTGCGCAACGATTCGATAGCGCTGTTGAGACGCACAGCATTGGTTGTACTTTGCATCAGATAAGCGGTCTCCTCATAGGAGCGGAAATCTTCTTCAGACATTAACACGGCATTGCCTCCGCTTCGTCGCGTGATGAGTACGGGAATATGGTCATTGACAGCCGTATCGATCGTACGGGCAAACTGTTCACGTGCAGATGTATAAGTAATGGCGGTCATACAATACCTCCTTGTCAAAACATGTACATATAATAGTACATGTTTTTGGAAATGTCAAGATTATATGAACACAAAACTCACTAAAACCAATAAGGTTTCGGCT harbors:
- a CDS encoding type II toxin-antitoxin system Phd/YefM family antitoxin, with protein sequence MTAITYTSAREQFARTIDTAVNDHIPVLITRRSGGNAVLMSEEDFRSYEETAYLMQSTTNAVRLNSAIESLRSGRGIEKELIEE